The sequence AATTGACTTTTGCCAAAGTTTGCAATGTGAAGGAATGATGGCTCAAAATGCTTCGAAAAATCCTGACAAGCTACTTGACTTTTGTGAGGACGGCACCAAACTTTTTCGTAACAAGCTTGCAGAACAGTTGTTTTATATTCTTCCGGAGCTTACAATAGTTTTTCTGGTTATATGCTGGCTTGATTCTTCGGTTTCGCTGTACATACCTTTCTTTCTTCTTGGTGTGCAGGCTGTCATAAATATTGTGTTGCATGGCAGGGTAAGCAGTATTTTAGGTCCGGTAAGCAGGTACAAGAATGAGATAAAGGTATTTTATAAAATGATTGAACTGATTGAGAAGAAAGAGTTTGAGGATGAATACCTGATAGAATTAAAATCCCGGCTGTTTGACAAGAAGAAACCGGCATCGGAGCAGATAAAGGATTTGGAGAAAATTGTAGAGGCCACTGACATCGGGAAGGGTTATATAGTTGAGATTTTATTGAATTTTTTCTTGTTCTGGAATATTCACTGTGTGTTTGCATTGGAAAGATGGAAAGCAAAGGCCGGTAAGGCAATACGAATCTGGCTTGAGACTATAGGTGATTTTGAAGCTTTGGCAAGTTTGGCTCTTGTTGCGCAGATGAACCCCGAATGGGCTTTCCCTGAAATATCGGACCGGAAGGTTTGCTTTAATGCCGTTGACATGGGACATCCTTTGATAAATGAGGGTAAACGTGTGTGCAACAGTATCAATATGGACAATAAAATCTGTATTGTTACAGGGTCGAATATGTCCGGGAAAACCACGCTTTTGAGGACTGTGGGGGTAAATCTTCTGCTTGCTTATGCGGGAACCGCCGTTTGTGCCAAAAAAATGACATGCTCCGTAATGGATATATGCACTTCAATGAGGGTTGTAGATGATTTGAACGAGGGAATATCCACTTTTTATGCGGAGCTTTTAAGAATAAAGATGATAATAGACCACTCAAGAATGAAAAAGCCGATGATATTCCTTATTGACGAAGTGTTCCGGGGAACCAATTCCCTTGACAGGGTCACAGGTGCACGAAATGTTTTGCTGAATCTTGACAAAGACTGGGTTATCGGAATGATTTCAACCCATGATTTTGAACTCTGCAATTTGGAAAAAGGACGCGAAGGAAGGATTGTCAACTACCACTTTGCAGAAACCTACACCAACAACGAAATAAAATTTGATTATATTTTAAGGCGGGGACAGTGTAAAAAAAGCAATGCAAGATATTTGATGAAAATGGTGGGAATAGAGCTTTTGGATGAGTGACAAATCTTGGTTTGTTGACCCTGAAAAAACTGGATGCTATAATTTTAATTAAATTAATCTGTTGTGCTACCTGATAGTTTACAGGCTCAAGGAATATTATGGCAACTCAAACACCTATAGTATTCCTACTGAGTTTGAGGAATTAAATTTTTTAACCAAATACTAACTCTTTGATCCTCGAAAAATTAATATCACGGCCTATAAGCTTATTGATGTAATAACATAAGTTGTAGGCTAAAAGCTTGGTTTTTACCCTGGCTAAAAATCCCCAGTACGACTTTGCAAGCACCTTCTCTATATTGAGTTGCTGGGTAAGCTGAGAAGCCGAAGTCTCTATCCGGCGCCTTAATTTGAAGATTAATTGCCTTATAGCTTTCGGAAACTGTAACTTGCTGTTGCTCCTTTTAACAGGTAGGATCTCTATTTCCTTTTCCTCTTTTAGTTCAACAGCAAATTCTGTTCCAATATATCCCTTATCTCCAATTAAGGTTATCCGCCGGTAAGAATCAATCAGGTCCCATACACCAGCACGATCATCAACATTGGCAGGTGTAATTGCAAAATCAGTTATAAAACCATCCAGGGTTGCAAGCATATGCAGCTTATAGCCCAGATATATTTCTTTTTTGGAAGGACATTTTCCATAAGTTGCTCCGAAACCACGGAATGTTTTATGGAACTTGGCTCTTCCAAATTTGCACACCGGTATAGGAATACTATCTACTATCCGGTAAGGTTGCTGGGCATACCCTGTAAGGTTTGAGAGTTCTTTTCTGATTTCCTCAATTACTGCGTGCAGGTTTCTGCGGGTTCTATTGAACCTGGTCCTGTCACAGAATTTGGGAAACAGGTCTCTCATATTCTTCTTACAGAAACCCAACCAAGCTTTCTCAGAGTCGATAGTGAGTAACTCTCCAACAATACATATGGTAATTATTTCACTATCGCTCATAACCGAATTATTGATGTTACAGCGATTTGCAATGTGTGGTGGAGTTACCTTCTGGTAAATGTCGTCAATTATGATGTAGGCGACAGTTACAAAGTCTTTTAAGTTTTCAATTTCTTTGATATAATAATTTTTATCAAGCTCCATCATATATTGTGACCTCCTATCATTAGTTTGGTGTTTAATGATAGGTTACAATATTATGTTGGAGTTTTTCATTCGCAATTTTTACCTGTAAAAAAAGCTAGCACAACAAGTTAAATTATCTTGTTTTGTGGGGTGCATTGTTTAATGAACAGAGATAACAGGCCTACAGGAAGACAAAAACGCATAGGCTCAGGTACCGGTAACGTCAGCCGGCGCGGCAGTGGTTTGGGTTCGGGACCTGTAGGTAGACCGGGGGGATATTCTGACAGGTCCAAAGGAACCGGGACAAGTGGAAGAAGCGGCCCGGCAAGAAGCTTTGGCAGTTATGGAAGTTACGGAGGCTACGGAGGTTATTCGTCCGGCAGACGGAGAAGGTCTTCCGGTTGTTCAAAATACTTGACAATACTCATATTGATTCTGGCAATTGCATATTACATATACAGTAATTTTGGTGGAGGTTCGGGAAACTCAACTTCAACCAACAATTTCCTGAACGGAACGTCTTCGGTTTCCGGTTATGTTGACAAAGGCGAGTATCCGGTTGATACCACTGTGTCGGAGCTTGCCCGTGCGAAAAGGACCGTTTTAAAAGGCAATGGAGAAGATATAGCAACCGTAATGATATACATGTGCGGTACCGACCTTGAGTCAAAATGGGGTATGGCCACCGCTGATTTAAAAGAAATGCTCAATGCCGAGATTTCCGACAAAGTAAATATTATTGTGGAGACCGGCGGAACTTTAAAGTGGCAGAACAATACCGTAGACAGCAGCACAAACCAGCGCTTTAAAGTTACCAATGACGGGCTTAAGCTTTTGGAAGGCAATTTGGGCAAAAAATCGATGGTTGAGCCGGAGACCCTTTCGGATTTTATAAAATATTGCAAGACGAACTTTCCGGCTGACCGTTACATGCTTATCCTGTGGGATCACGGCGGAGGTTCCGTCAGCGGTTACGGTTATGATCAGCATTATCCAAGCAATACAATGAGGCTTGATGAAATTGCCGTTGCCCTTAAAAACGGCGGCTGTGTTTTTGACCTGATAGGCTTTGATGCCTGTCTTATGGCTACGCTTGAAACAGCCATTGTACTGGAACCTTATGCGGACTATATGATTGCTTCGGAAGAGGTTGAACCGGGAATCGGATGGTATTATACCGGTTGGATAACAGCTCTTTCCCGAAATACATCGATAAAAACCATTGACCTTGGGAAAAAGCTTATTGATGACTATGTAAAGGAAGTAAGGGCGAAAACGCCGAGCAGCCAGGCCACATTGTCGCTTGTTGACCTGGCGGAGCTCAAAGGTACCATACCGCAGGCCTTTACAAAGTTTGCAAAATCAATAGACACACTGGTTACCAGAAATGAATATAAGACTGTATCCAATGCCCGGGCAAATACGAAGGAATTTGCAAAATCATCGAAGATAAATCAGATTGATCTTATTAACTTTGCTGAAAACCTTGGTACCGATGAAGGGAAAAAACTTGCCGAGGCATTGCGCGGGTGTATTAAATACAACCGGACATCGAAAAACATAACAAATGCCAACGGTTTGTCAATATTCTTCCCCTATGGAAATCTTTCAAAGGTAAACTCAATGCTTGATACTTATGAACAGATAGGTATCGATAAAGAGTACAGCAAATGTATAAAAAGTTTTGCAAGCGTGTCGGCCGGAGGACAGATTGTGTCAAGCGGCAGCAATAATATGCTTGAAGTCCTGCTGGGGAGCTTTACGGAAGGTTCTTCAAATTCCGGCCAGTCCTTGACTACCGCCGCTTTGGAAATTTTGCTGGAGGAATTCTTAAATTCCGGAAATTACGGCAGGATTACGGGTGGAGAAAGTGATTCTCTGGATTGGCTGGATGTCAATCTTATGAAGTCTTCCGTAGATTATTACAGGAAAAACCGGTTTGACCCTTCGGCTCTCAAGATAACCGAAAAGAACGGGCAGAGGGTTCTGTCGATGTCGGAGGAACAGTGGAGTCTTGTCCAGCAGATGGAAATGAATGTTTTCATAGATGATGGAGAAGGATTTATTGACCTTGGTCTTGATAATGTATACGAATTCAATGAAGACGGAGACCTTGTGATGGAATTTGACGGAACATGGCTTGCTCTAAACGGCAATATTGTAAGCTACTACATGATAAGTGATGACCGCCATGGGGATACTTATTCGACAAAAGGAAGAATACCTGCATTGCTGAACGGTCAGCTTGTTGACATTATTGTGGTGTTTGACAATGAAAATCCTTACGGAAAAGTGCTTGGAGCCCAGATAAGGTATGACACAAAGGCCGAGACTGAAACTTTGGCAAAGGGACTTATAGATATAGTTGCAGGAGACAAAATTGATTTCCTTTGCGATTACTACACTTATGAAGGTGAGTACATAGATACCTATTTCCTTGGAGAGCAGTATACGGCAACCGGTGAGTGGAAAATAGAGAATTTGCATCTTGGGTACAGGGATTACCAGATGACCTACCGCATAACGGACATATACGGCAACAAGTACTGGACACCGTCTGTTACAAATTAGCGGTATTGGATGATGCGGAAATGTGGTGATTTTATGATAGAAATTAAAGGAAAATATAATACGGCAAAAGTTTTTACC comes from Acetivibrio thermocellus ATCC 27405 and encodes:
- a CDS encoding MutS family DNA mismatch repair protein; this encodes MNTKQMYLKRMRQYSDNAEKLERRSGMYSTIRLVTFAAGTFFTVLAFMYLSNVHGFISMGVFFVLFLFLVAKHQKVIDETLKYRTLAEINKRCVARMEGTWTEFEDKGEEYADPNHMYSKDLDVFGHGSLFQWINTTNTFFGRERLRRLLEFPEKEAGQIRKRQNAVKELSKKIDFCQSLQCEGMMAQNASKNPDKLLDFCEDGTKLFRNKLAEQLFYILPELTIVFLVICWLDSSVSLYIPFFLLGVQAVINIVLHGRVSSILGPVSRYKNEIKVFYKMIELIEKKEFEDEYLIELKSRLFDKKKPASEQIKDLEKIVEATDIGKGYIVEILLNFFLFWNIHCVFALERWKAKAGKAIRIWLETIGDFEALASLALVAQMNPEWAFPEISDRKVCFNAVDMGHPLINEGKRVCNSINMDNKICIVTGSNMSGKTTLLRTVGVNLLLAYAGTAVCAKKMTCSVMDICTSMRVVDDLNEGISTFYAELLRIKMIIDHSRMKKPMIFLIDEVFRGTNSLDRVTGARNVLLNLDKDWVIGMISTHDFELCNLEKGREGRIVNYHFAETYTNNEIKFDYILRRGQCKKSNARYLMKMVGIELLDE
- a CDS encoding IS982-like element ISCth1 family transposase — encoded protein: MMELDKNYYIKEIENLKDFVTVAYIIIDDIYQKVTPPHIANRCNINNSVMSDSEIITICIVGELLTIDSEKAWLGFCKKNMRDLFPKFCDRTRFNRTRRNLHAVIEEIRKELSNLTGYAQQPYRIVDSIPIPVCKFGRAKFHKTFRGFGATYGKCPSKKEIYLGYKLHMLATLDGFITDFAITPANVDDRAGVWDLIDSYRRITLIGDKGYIGTEFAVELKEEKEIEILPVKRSNSKLQFPKAIRQLIFKLRRRIETSASQLTQQLNIEKVLAKSYWGFLARVKTKLLAYNLCYYINKLIGRDINFSRIKELVFG
- a CDS encoding clostripain-related cysteine peptidase; this translates as MNRDNRPTGRQKRIGSGTGNVSRRGSGLGSGPVGRPGGYSDRSKGTGTSGRSGPARSFGSYGSYGGYGGYSSGRRRRSSGCSKYLTILILILAIAYYIYSNFGGGSGNSTSTNNFLNGTSSVSGYVDKGEYPVDTTVSELARAKRTVLKGNGEDIATVMIYMCGTDLESKWGMATADLKEMLNAEISDKVNIIVETGGTLKWQNNTVDSSTNQRFKVTNDGLKLLEGNLGKKSMVEPETLSDFIKYCKTNFPADRYMLILWDHGGGSVSGYGYDQHYPSNTMRLDEIAVALKNGGCVFDLIGFDACLMATLETAIVLEPYADYMIASEEVEPGIGWYYTGWITALSRNTSIKTIDLGKKLIDDYVKEVRAKTPSSQATLSLVDLAELKGTIPQAFTKFAKSIDTLVTRNEYKTVSNARANTKEFAKSSKINQIDLINFAENLGTDEGKKLAEALRGCIKYNRTSKNITNANGLSIFFPYGNLSKVNSMLDTYEQIGIDKEYSKCIKSFASVSAGGQIVSSGSNNMLEVLLGSFTEGSSNSGQSLTTAALEILLEEFLNSGNYGRITGGESDSLDWLDVNLMKSSVDYYRKNRFDPSALKITEKNGQRVLSMSEEQWSLVQQMEMNVFIDDGEGFIDLGLDNVYEFNEDGDLVMEFDGTWLALNGNIVSYYMISDDRHGDTYSTKGRIPALLNGQLVDIIVVFDNENPYGKVLGAQIRYDTKAETETLAKGLIDIVAGDKIDFLCDYYTYEGEYIDTYFLGEQYTATGEWKIENLHLGYRDYQMTYRITDIYGNKYWTPSVTN